The window CCTGCTCCCATTGAAAAACTAGACTTCAGTCAACAGTAGTTTTCAAGCTCGTAACATGCACCCTACTCACATATCCTACATTACATCGCTACCACTGAACCAAAGCCTTGGGTGCCAACCAATTATCTGTCTTGTGAAATgtttcttctcctgcttttgcGGTTACCTCATATAAGTTCCTACTCATTGCTCTTGCCAGTCAACACCAGTGGCGAAGCCAGAAATTTTactaaggggtgtcaaaatatagtATGTATACTTGGTGGACCTTCCAAAGTTCTATAGCCTTTCACCATTTCGGGAGTTCACAACCCTCAGAGCATCATTCACCATAATATCATCTTACTCAGCTATTTCTAATTTTCCACTGTTAAAACATCCCTTCTAACCAATATGATATATTTCATAGTGGACCTTGGTTTTCTTATTTTCAGTTCTTTGCATTAACCAGTCCTAAATTAAGTGTAACTATATCACAAGCTCATGTAACAACTAAGAAGCGAGAAAAATAACACTTTATTCAACGAAAATAAAATGGAATAAGCCACATGGGAAAAATTACCCAGAAAAAGAAAACGAAAAATAAATAGAGAGAATTGACGAACCTCAAAGAAATCTCTGGTGAACTGTTGGGAAAATTAGCCGAGTCTCTGGTTCTTCAGTTTGCTTTGTTTGTTTTCCCTTTAATTCCACCAACAAAGATAAAGCTCTACGAAATGTCAATTTTAGACATCATTATGTAAATTGTATGACAACTGTAAGGGTATAACAGTCATttcaattacaatattttttattcgtattcaataattttaaaaaagaaacgAAAAATATTTACCTTCCATCTTCACTAACCAATGactcaaaaacaaaacaaaacctaAAACCCCTAAACCTCATCACTCAACAATGGCAGCTACAACAAAGTTTCTCCAACTCCGGCCAAAACTCAAACCTTTCCCTGAACCCAACCCCATTTTCCCCCATTTCTTCTCTTCGAACTCTAATTCCGATCACCCCCAAATCCCTAATAATACACCACCCCCTCCCTCAGAACCACCCCACCAACCCCCCACACCTAAACCCTTCTCTTTTTCCTCTATCGCCAATAATCCCAGAAACCAAAACCCTTCTTCTAAAACCCCATCTTTAGAAGAAATTAGAAAAAACCTCGCTGAGTTCCGCCGCCGTTCTGATTCTATTCCTCCACCGCCGTCATTTCAAGAAATCTACAAAAGAAATGTCAATAATGCCCCCAGACCGGGCCCCACTGGAAAGCTTGACCTTAGCGCCATTCGCGCTAACCTCCGTAActttaacaacaacaataacaacaacaaccagaaTAATGAGAATAGAGGGAAGTTTTTTGACTCGTTATCCCTCTCGCGATATAAAGATAGTTTAAAGTTGAGACCCAATATGGATAAAGTGATTGGTGGGAGTGAGAATTTGCCTGTGTCAATTTTTGGTAAGGAAATGATGAGGGATATAGATGGTGGTGATAAGGAAGGTACGAGGCCTGAGTTTGTTAGGATGTACAGTCATGGTGAATTAGGTGAGAAGTTGAAAATGTTGAGGCCCGCGAAAAAGAAAGAGGGTGAGAAGGGTTGGTTTttgttgaaagagttgaaggataGATTGGCGAAGCTGAGGGAGACTGAGGAGAAAGAGAGCAAGTTGAGGATGGCTGGCGACATGTTTAGGGACATAAAAGCTTCTCTTGTTAAGTTGAGTACTGATGATGAGGAGAAGGCTAAGAGGACAATGAGTGAGTTTGccttctcccccccccccccccccccaatcatATTTGTGTGCAGTTTCGGTGTTTGCTTATGTATTTGTTTATTTGGATAACTTGTGCAGAACCATGTATAATAAATGTGATGCTGTGAATTGTTTAGTTATATTTATATATGCAAGTGTGATCAAATGCTAAAAGCTTAGAGAAGCACCTATGGCTACCAGAACTTTAAGCATAAAGCTCATGCTTTAGTGACTAAAGGGGTGAGGTAGAAAATACATGGGACATATATTTATAAGCAgaaacaattatatatatatacaaaggaATTGAAAACTACAATTAAGTGGTGTTGGGAGGTTAAGTTTTGGTTTATTATTGCAAAGAAATATAAGTGTAGCTGCATCTAATGGTGTGGTCTAACGTTCAATTGGGATGAAAATCATGGGGGATCAGAGTTCAAATCCTAGTCGAGGATAACAATTGCTAGGTTATTTCTTCCCATATGTCTAAGAATTGGAGGTTGAGTTACTCGATACCTGTTCTGGTAGGATTTAGCAGGTATCAGGTAGAATAGTTAAGGTGCGCAAAAGTTCGCCGGACGACctccattatatatataaaaagacatGTAAGTGTAGCTATTGTGGTAATATAAagtatttggaattaattgaggTCATACAAAGGGGCTAGTGATTGAGTCATTGGTCTGATTCATCTCTTATGAATATAATATTTTTCCCATGAATCTTCTCTAGGAACCCAGTTCCATAAGAGCTGCTCTTGAAAATACCATTTATAGAAGAGTTTCTAGCAAAACTATACTCATAAAATGTACATATTGTGGAAAATGTGCAAAGCCTTCACAATGATGTCAAAAGATTGTTTCTGTGTTTGCAATCTTTTTATATTCAATTAGTGGGCCTTAGGCCAATTTGCTAGTAATTATTCATTAGTCAACACAGTGTGCATCGAGGGCTAATATCAATTCTTGTTTTCTTTAATATAAGCTACAACTAGATTTAGGTCTGGCGCTTCCTTCCTTGCAAGCAGCAACACTTGTATGTCACTTGAAGATGGTTTGAACATCTTATATGATACATTGATTACAATTACTTTTTACAGTTCAGAGACTTGATGTCTTGGGGCAGCTGGGTGGTACCCCAAGCTTTATGTTGCATCCACCAAAAGAAGAATTGGTTGAAAAGGTAATAAGTGTTTTGTTCTCAGTTATCTTTCTGTCAATGATGCTGCTATTTCTAATTTGATTACTCATGATAAACCTTTTTGATGTCCAACCTGCACTCAATAGTTTTTAAGTATTTGGTTTTTCTGAATATGAGTCACCTATGAAGCATTCATTTCAGGGATCTGAATGGTATTTTGCCTTCAGTGATGATCTGAGCAGCAAGCATAGTCTCTTCTTTCTTTAGTAGAAAATCTAGGAGTGGATGCATTTGGCTTTAAAATCTAAAAGCAACATTTGAGACACGAGAGATTAAACCAGACCTTAACACTAAACATGACACTTTTTGCTGATTTTtggtaattttaataattaagaTGTTATACATAATCGTGAACTGCATTAGAGCAAAAGGTTAATGCAATTATGCGAGTTACATTTTTGCTTTACCATATgtataaaaa is drawn from Nicotiana tomentosiformis chromosome 12, ASM39032v3, whole genome shotgun sequence and contains these coding sequences:
- the LOC104099837 gene encoding uncharacterized protein, which produces MAATTKFLQLRPKLKPFPEPNPIFPHFFSSNSNSDHPQIPNNTPPPPSEPPHQPPTPKPFSFSSIANNPRNQNPSSKTPSLEEIRKNLAEFRRRSDSIPPPPSFQEIYKRNVNNAPRPGPTGKLDLSAIRANLRNFNNNNNNNNQNNENRGKFFDSLSLSRYKDSLKLRPNMDKVIGGSENLPVSIFGKEMMRDIDGGDKEGTRPEFVRMYSHGELGEKLKMLRPAKKKEGEKGWFLLKELKDRLAKLRETEEKESKLRMAGDMFRDIKASLVKLSTDDEEKAKRTMIQRLDVLGQLGGTPSFMLHPPKEELVEKYFHPDNMSSEEKMKLELQKVRDEFKMSESDCGSSRVQVAQLTTKIKHLSSVLHKKDKHSRKGLQAMVQKRKKLLKYLRRTDWDSYCLVLSKLGLRDNPDYKF